From the Argentina anserina chromosome 3, drPotAnse1.1, whole genome shotgun sequence genome, the window CAATATCTAGTTtttagagaaagttatggtcAGAACAAGGCACataggtcagatctgccgaattgagaaaatctaggaaacctcaaccaatttggtttcaactttgtggactttgtggccagcctcccttgggtttcttcctctatatatagcacctcatttctacagaaaaacatcatcaaccttgcacacaagtatAGCCAAAACTTttcccaaacactttcattcaccaataacaatagaatccgaattcaccacccttcaccatattttctgtccaaagcttgggagcctaggataccatactcttgaagatttcgCGCTATctttgtaaggaaccttgggaggagaattataaagtgtaactctatgattttcatgtttagttttcgggtttttatgttcttgttcttggatgatttatctTTAGGTCTTgttaagttatttttattttgtctatgagatatttgtaattttcgaatgacatgatgaattaaggatttcgatttttattcaaagattttagattttatgccatgagtttctgtttatttatttaaatgattttcggtgtgttcttacttatgtgtgtgattgatacccggaagttgacgttgcatgtgtaataatccaaagttataaacgattttgatacttgggagttgattaattgtttgttctttgtcaccttcaccgattattgcctaggttcggttagacttgtgccTTTGAATATGTTAATTCCTTTATGTAATACGTAATTGGATGAttaattggtatgttagatttcgaaagAGGCTGGGGgtgagttcgaatgtgttaaagtgtcattgagttaagaaccttgggaggaacttaactaCATAACCGATTttaggatgtataatgaaccttacggcatgaacttaaatgggattagatttcgttacctttatTCTTTGCCCTGGATGGATCCctggtttgtgaacgataccctcttgctttatactactaacaatGCTTatagggttaatattgatctcgagtaatcgaccGATCATAGAGCTCTAGATGATCATCCCCACAACCAGCCAATGAGTGGTTCTGACATATGCCTACGCCACAAAGGCAGAACATTGAAATAAATTTTTCCACTTGGACCGCCACTAAGGCTAAATCAtatgtattcattttctttcgccAAACTGACCGCCACTAAAGCAGAACAAATCACACAAAGTCTTTTGTCTCAAAAGGGCCACCACAAAGACAACACCACAACCCACAAAACCACGCACGTAACAATCAtgccggaaggtacattttcttccccccccccctccgGCCACACAACATATAAGCACTTCGACTATACAAATATTACATTCAAAAACCTCTAAATTACCGacaggtacattttattcccctCGGTCCCATCCTCCACAATTTAATATAAACCAACTAAAATACAcaatatatttcacaaacatAATAGATTTATACACTTagtgataaatatatgcatatccaATTATCGTTTAGATATACGTAtataaatcaccaaatatatacacatttatatttcaatctcacaacaagtaaaaatatataaaatgtaagttcacccttggcggtaactagactaaacgtgaggtttactcacctcaaAGCTTGCTCCAACTTCTAGTTCACCGAGTATGAAAACTCGTCTCACCTCAAACACCGAAGTGACAACAAAAATCACTTAGTAAGGAAAATAACCCAAGACAAGCTCCTAATTTACTAAGGCCACCCTCTCGGCCTAACTCACCAATCGTAACAAACCAAAACCTCACTACTCCTAGTTCGGGAAACTCTAAACTCAAACAATTCACAACCTTGTTGCCAGTCTTACTAAAACTGACCACCTTTCaccactcaaattctcaaacaCTCACCACCTTCAACACAGTGGGACTGTGCACAACCCTTCACCATTCAAACAACTTCCCACTACTACCTCTCACTACCCTCCTGACCAAATGACTTTAACTCTCACTATCTAAACACAAAACCTGTCGTCCCACAACAAACACAACCACCAAAACATCACCAAAAATAACAACTAACACAACTTTCCTCTACCACAACACATCAGCCCTGCTGCCGGCCTCAAAAACACACACCCAAATAGAAACATGAACTCCACAATTCCAACAAACTAAAAAGAACATAGTGGCACCCTCTCAGCCCCAAACACCCTCACACAAACCTATTCATTTAGCAAAAAGAGTAAGTGAAAGGAGAGAGCTTTTACCCTCTTTTGGCTGCCCAAAAGGCTGGCTGATTTCCGGCAGCTTCTAGGCCAAGAACTCTTGGCAGTAAGAGGCCCAGGTGGTTTCCAGAGCTGCAACAGCTCCCTGGCTTCCTGCCCCTGTTTCCCACCGTGAGTTGTGCCACCACTACAAAGATAAGGCTGCTGGCAGGGTGCTGCTGGGACTCACAGCCGTGGTCTGTGGCAGAGAGTGAGAGACCAAggcagaagaaaaagaaagaagatgaagaagaaagagagagtttgGTGAGTGAGGAGGGGGACTCAGCTGggtgagaagaagaaaacaaaatatcagTTAGGTGGGAAGTTTTGGTGGGAAAAGAAGAGATGATAAGGTTAATTAGATATTTCCATAGTTTCTAATTTCCTCTTTCCTTAATACCCCTTTCACCAACAAACTTCCGTAATTAATTTCTCGCTCATTTGACTTACGTGTTGAATGTCTATGAACTCGTTTTGACgaactctacaactttcatgaaggaaatTTTATGAAAAGAGcaacggattaaaagtcgactcttgaGTCGAATGAATTAAACCGTAAAACGACTTATTGGTTTTCGAACCGATTTCTACTTCGAATGAAGACTATTTAAAAGACGTAGAATATGGatataaccaaaatatcatttcattaatctccatgaaattacaagaaatgaataacaaaattcgagttacatatatatatatgatttttctcAGCTAATGAGGTCTACACTAATGGTTTTGGTgcagatttctattttttcaccattttttgattgaatttcctcatctccaccgtctaatatctagataatattgtgtagatcatctcagcaaaatttcagccaatttggtgatccCTAAGaccctcaaaatcgaaaaacaaatggactgactgaattctgtcaaacatgaaccgttcatatttttaacataAAAACGCAATTTGGAGGGCCTTAACGATCACTAAACGCAATATTATCTATATACTAAACGGTGGAAATGAGGAAATTTGTTCGaacaattataaaaaaatggaaatccgcagCAAAATATTGGTGCGGATCTCCGCAACCAAGAagggctatatatatacacatatataggTCGATGCAGAAGCTTGAATGTATAAATATGTTCCATTAGATTCTGATAAAATAGTTAGCAGGAACTTCTCATTTGGAGTTCGGATCGGAGTTGACTTGCGTACGCCCTAGCCTACTCTTTCTGTCGTATAAACGCTGTATGTGGCTAACTGCATGCCTCGTTTGTGTAGATTTGTATGTATCGTGTGTGCTTGCgtacatgtacatatatatagtagtaTAATACGCTCTAGCTTAAATACCCTACCAGAAAATTGCATGCATGTTCTACTTGTTCACttagtacgtacgtacgtactgtAGAATAAGTTATATAGTGCGTAGTATATATGTTTGGCCAGAGATCTATAAACAGGGTTGTTTTATTTGGAAATGCTGGAATCGAACGAACGGCCATACGTATGTTACACGTACATGTATTTAAATCAGATTCTGCTATGGTCGCCAAATGTTGGCACAGAGCTTGTTTCCAGGTTTGTTTAGAAAATAATACAGCGCCGGCTGTTGGCAAGTCTTCAACATATATTGTCGCTGGATGACTGGATCGAAGATGTTCACTTGTCTGATCGATGAGTGGAAACTCTTAGCGTCAAACTCAGCAAGGAAAATGTTTTGTTCAACTATTTTATAGCCTCACATGAGTAGGGGTTTGTTTATGCAACTTAGATTGTCGGATCTTTTTAGTCGTAAGTAGTTTTCTACAATTCCAGCCAATTCACATTTCTGAGAATTGTAGTTTTGAATAAGTGAACTCATTTTGTGTTTGAATAAGAGTTTTTGCCAGTACATTGACCGAGGAATATCTCGTGTTGTGACGCTATGTTACAGACTTTATTCAAGTAtccattattttttttaagataaTGAAACAAATTCATTTAGCAATACACCAACACGACCACCAGGGTCAAATAAAGAGTGACAAGCCGATCTAAGCCAACATATCTACGAAAGGACATAACAACACTTTCGCAATAACTAGAGTTGCAAAATAAAAGTTAAAgcaaaaacgtcgaccaaaaCAATTGACGTAACTAAATTCAAAACTTTGCTAAAGCAATAACTCTTCTACAATTAGGAAGCTTAAGAAACAACCAGCACTTAGTCAGATATCAATTATGTACCCGGAATTGAGAGAAACGTAAGCAAACTAATGGTAGAAGAAAAGATATATAGACCGTAGGTCATCAGATCTTAGAACACTGTACCCTATAGACTGGAATTTCATACAAATCTGCTCAGGCCTACCAACAACACGAGTAACAAGACTACAAGATAGAAAGCCAAACTTGACATAATAAGGTAATGGAGGACCCAGTCCCCGTCATACATATGTATAGAAATATTGACCACATGCAACCCCATTTGTCATTAGAAAATTACGAAATAGCTTTAATCACTTCGGCCAAATCCAGTATCATTTTGATTACCCAGATTTCTTTTGAGCTCCACAGAATTGATTCCTGAAGACCATAATCCAATCTTTACTGCAACAATGGGAAGCATTGAACCACAGGGAGCACAGAGGTATATGCTCATTTTCTTATTTCAACAACTTCACAACTTACCCATCTAGATCTGTAGAAAGAGTACTAATCAGCTTCTTGCTAGTGAAGTAACTATCATACTGATGGTGGTGCAACTAGTGTAGGTACGCGGTGGTTACCGGAGCAAACAAGGGTATTGGGTACGAGCTAGTGAGGCAACTGGCGTGCCGTGGCGTGGTGGTGGTGCTGACGGCGAGAGATGAGAAAAGGGGAAGGGAGGCCACAGCCAAGCTCCATCATGAACATCATCTTCATGCCAACATACTCTTCCATCAGCTTGATGTCACAGATACACTCAGTGTTCAATCTTTGACAAATTTCATACGTGATACCTTTGGCAGGCTTGATATCTTGGTAACACTGATCTAACATCactatatatgtgtatatatatcgCCTAGCCTAGGGTTTTCCATGTTAGGTTGTTAGACTGTCGATATGAAATGTGTGCCATAGTTTATGGGATTGGTTGCTGCAAGTTCATCAGGTTAATAATGCTGGAGCTAGTGGAGTTTTGGTCAATGAGCAAGAACTCAAAGCCCTGAACATTGATCCCACCATTTGGGTATGAACTACTTAATTGGATATGTCACAGCAATCAATTACCACAGTTTAGATAACTATTTGGATTGATAGGACTTTTCCTTTTGTCTTGGATTCAGCTTTCAGGTCAAGCAGTCGATAGAGTTCAAGGTGCTATAAAACAAACTTACGATAAGGCTGAGGAATGCTTGAACACTAATTACTATGGTGTCAAAAGAGTGACAGAGGCACTTCTCCCACTCTTGAAACTCTCTAGTGAAGGAGCAAGGATTGTCAATGTCTCCTCTCTCAGGAGTGAACTAAAGGTAAAATCGATCTGCCCATTTTCATTGTTGTTCGTCAACTAGACCAGGGAAAATTTTCTACTTGACAACTAGTTTGATATTATGACCAATTGGTCTTCTCTTTGTAACACAATATTGATATGATCTCAATCTGCAACTCGAATTGACCCTGCAGAAGATCAATTTTAATTGCAATCTTCTAATTGaccaacaatatatatatatatatatcactgaTTCATTTTCAATGCAGAGGATTCCaagtgaaaagataagaaatgaGCTTGGAAATGTTGAAGCATTGACTGAGGAGAAAGTGGATGCAGTGGTGAAAAGATTTCTGCATGATTTCAAAGAAAATTCACTTGAAGCCAAAGGATGGACAATGATGCTGCCTTCATATAGCATTTCAAAACAATCCCTGAATGCCTACACAAGAGTCCTGGCCAAAATGTATCCCAAAATGTATATCAATTGTGTGCATCCCGGTTTTGTTAACACCGATCTCAACTGGCATACCGGAACAATGACTGTGCAAGAGGGAGCTGCAGGTCCTCTGAAGTTGGCTCTTCTACCAGATGGAGGACCTACAGGCTGCTATTTCGATCAAACACAAGTCGCAGATTTCTGATATATTAGCATGttatacaaaaataataatgatatgttttagtttttgtGTTGGTGACAACTAGTGTTATTGTTCACCTTACAAGAATAAAGGAGAATTCTGCCAGTCTCACAAACACTTCATTATATCGTCCCAAGCATAGACATTCTTAAAATTTAGGGAGAGGATTGAACTTTTTAGGATGTCGCTTAGCTGAGCAGGAGGATGATGCTGCTTTATTAGAGCCATTAGATTCATACGGTTATGTAGCGAGCCTATGTACGCGCTGCTGCATTAGCATCATGAGGGCTGAAAGCGATAAAAATTACTACTGATCTTCGAAGCAACATTCTCATCTCAACAGATAACCATACTGGAGAACTCGAGTCTTCTGCCTGGATGTCACGCACTGCTTATAAGCGTCTGTTTCAACTAAACAGTTAGTCAATTACACAACGGAACCAAGGGGCATTCAACTCCTTAAAGCCAGCAGTTCAACATGCTTGGCTAATGTGACATGATTAAGAAAAGCAGCTGCGAAGTCACCATTGTGGTTTCGTACAACTCCTCCAATGCCTCCATCCGTAAGAGCCGGAAGAAATGCACTATCCACATTCATCCTTTCACAATTAAGAAGTCGTTTTTGCCTCCAAACGCTTACCTTCTTTTCCTCTGTACTGCCAGATGCTAAGTTTGCTTGTTGGGATTCATGTAGCTATGCCAAAGTGCTAGGGAGCAGAGACTATAGTCTGAGATGTCTGAGCGTTCTGGCCTGAAGCGTCTTCAAAGAGTCGTAAGCAACGAATTTCCAATATTTGTAACATTTCCTTACTGTTGCAGTGTCAAAGATGAAACTGTCATATGCAAAGAACGAGTGATGTAAGGTAGGAGCACTCTCTTTTATAAGAGAAGAACATTTACCAACTCCATATCCTTCGTTGTTATTTGATGTCTTCTGATATCATTatgcaagaaaagaaagactTGAAGGAAATATGACCCGTCTTCAGAGAAGTGAAGGTTTTGATGATAAGATGTCTACCTGGAAAAAAGGAAATTTAATAGCACAAGGAAAATCCATGAAAATGCAATACGCCTGCAAGTTTCTGCAAATTCTTTCTTTCACCCTAGCTAGAACCTCTTaatattattctttttttgtcAAATGAACCTCTGAATATCATATTTCGTACTTTGAGATTCCTAAGCAGTATGCACTAAATTTCTCCATTGTATGTTACATAAAATGGCAGTTAACGAAATAATTCAAGGAAATAAATCTTGAATATCTATGATATCAGCAAAGGACTCCAGCAGCGGTAGTATCATTGCCAGCTCCAGCTCCTTGAATGACCAGTGGTTGGTCATTGTAACATCTACTGTAAATCTCCAGCTGCAACCAACCAATCAtatatcaaataaataaaaattatgatCACAAATTGTCATTTCAGTTAAGAAATGTCCAGTATCCATGGACATGAAACCAGGCATATATATGCACCGACCATTATGATACAAACTGTACCCTATAATTCCACATCTTGGGCCTCCAACATATTCAGAACCTTGCAGTGATCATATAGTTCCTGTATCCCAAATTAAAACAGGGATACAATTTCAGGCTCATCCTTTTGTTAACTCTACATGAGTTCGAAAGTTCCAAATTTTATGCTCATCCTCTCATGAATACAATTTCATGCCATCCAATGATTAAATTGGCAGATAAATTCATACAACCTCTGTTTCTGAATGACATGTtgtccttaaaaaaaaagttacacATGCATTCTATCTGCACTCGACAGGAAacaaaaatagaagaaaatcTGAGGACATACCACAATGTCACTTCCTCTCAGTCTTCCTAGAGGAGAATCCTCTGCAAGCTCTTGAATTCCAACTTCACACCTACCCAGCATCTCTGATAAGTTAGTATCAATTGAAAGGGTCACTAAAACATGAGCTGATTCCACTAAATATAATGTAATACAACTGCTAGCTGGGTAAGCAAGTTATATAAATTGTATAaatactgatatatatatatgaagaattatgtatatatataaacatatagAAGAAATAAATCCAGTATATAACGATGTTCAGAAGATACCGAAGACACGAGAGTTGCTGCACATGGAGaacaaggaaaagaaaaaataagttTATTTTCCTCTGAAGAGGATCCATAAGTCATACGTACAGATGCATGTATAGTCTCATTTATCTGTTCATTCTCCAGTTCCAATTATTATTGCTCTTAAAACTGGATCCGAAATGGACACTCTTTCTCTGTGGTTACAAACTTGCAATATGGTTCAAGTGTATATCACAGATAGTCAAATACCCACCTTCCTCTCGTTTGTTGCTTGTCTTCCGATTTCGTCATGTATTTTAATTTGACAATTTTTCAGCTTGTACCAATCAGTTAAAACATAatcattatttttaaaataaattggTGATATTTGATGGAAGAGACTGATATTCCAAATATTATTAAAGAAAGGATAAAAAATACACGGTGACCGAAATCACCAGATGTGATCCAACCCATACATATTTGAAGCCACTTTACTTAATACTAATAATCACAAATTTGACCAACTTGGAAAATAATGCTGAGACAATCTTCACTATTGGTATATTTTAACAGAAAATGCatataaaaaaagaaggataCAATATGAGAAAAATCTGGCCACTGATTTGGGATTTACCGGagaaaaaaactaaataaaaaagataagAAGGACAAGAAACCAAGAGCCATCAATTCTGAGTTAAAAGAGGAGAAAAGTGACTGAACCAACGAactcaattaaaaaaataaaataattactttTAAGAAGAAAGGGGGATAAAATTGGCACAATTTGTGACCAGAAATTTGAGTACGACCACTTGACCAGTTACTTCCCCCCAAATGCGTGTTATACCTTCCTCAAGATCCTAATTCTGCTCACCATTGTCTACCTACATGACTGTTTGCCTAAAGCTGTGAGTATTAGAATGTTAGCAAAGCCAGTATACCTGATTTCTAACCCCACCAAGAACTGCAGAAGGTCTAATAATCTGGGAATTACATGACATTATCTTTGCCTGAGACAGATATTTTCTAGAATATTCAAGTATCTTTATAGAAAGCGGGAGTAGTGAGTTACTAATTTAACCAAGAAATGAGACACAATTGCATACGTGATGAACTCTGAAAGAATCATAACAATGGTAACTTTTTGGTTATTGTTTTCctgattttaaaaatatacaatataggATTCAGAATAGGGACATACAAAATAAGTATGGTGCTTACTCAGTTAAGAGCAAAAGCCAAGACTAACTGATGTAGCAAGCAGTCAGATGTACAGCTTGTGCATGAACTCTATTCCTTTTGATCAAAATGTTTAATCACACTATAGAggaacaaaaaagaagaagaagcattgTGTCTAGCCAACACAGAAAGGAATCGATTAAATAATAGTAAGCCGTTGGACACAGACTCGTACTAATTAgttgtttttattattttatatatgcgTATATGATAATAACCCAACCCAATCTTTATGCAGTAGAATCAAGACTGGAGCCAGCTCAAAAAATCATCAATTTGATTATACTTGAATAGGTGGGGGGAAAACTTAGTTGTACATTTTGAATAGATGATTAACCCAAACCAATCTATGTGACCTTAACTAGCTTATGCACTCATTCAATCCATCTGCACTTCCCTATGGGTCAAGTAATCCGTTCAGTGAATCCTGGAACCTATATAATAAACTTAAACAGCACCTTTacactttgatgatgaaagcATCTAGTAAAGAATGCATACTGAAGCACAGAAGATTAGCAAAAAACACACAACCATGGTGGTTGGCTGAACCTATTAAAATTCTGAACTGAAATAAAGCAAATAGAAAAGGTACCTTGAGTTTTCAATTACACACACATATCTTAGCACATTCCCGCTCAAAGAAGCGTTAGAGACTCTCTCTTTGATTCCATTATCAAGCATCAGTAGCCCACTTCCCAGAAATTTTTCTACAGACATTATATTGGGTGTCATTTCTTTAGGATACAAGCTCTCAatctaaaaaacaaaaattgccACAGCAAAAgatcaacaacaaaataataataataataataattaattaaataaaaaaattgagttGAGCAAGTATATTGGAATATCTCTACATTTAAAGTACCAACCTTAATGTCATCCAAACTAATATGCCGACCAAGAAGCCTAGCAAGTATCAAAGCCTGTCAGAGATGATTGGAGAAATTTATGAGGTATAGACCTTCAATAATCAATCATAAGAAAGATACCTAAGTAGATAGAATCTTCTAACACAATTTCATACATGTACACTTCAGAATTCAGTTAAAAGGTTcatttctgttttgtttttgtaattttcattttaagtTGTGGGATATTTCAATGATATATAAAACCATAAATGTCCTGGGGATAATAAGAAGTACCTAGACAAACTAAACTCCATAGCCCCAAACACTGACTAGGTATCTTTCATCGCTTTTGTCTTTTTTGTTTCGGTCAAATTCCATAGTATCTTCAAAGTTTACTTTTCTAACAACATTCCAATGTGAAAGTGCTCTTTTGATTTTATAGTGAAGATGGATGTTTGATCTAAAATAATTACTAACTGTTAATGAACACGGTACATTTACCTTTTAATCATATTTAAGAAGCAAGCCTAGATAAGAGAAAAGAATAATTTCATGAACTAACGTTCAAATGGTAAACAGTATACAAACCTTTCTTGCAACATCCATCCCACTGAGGTCATCACGTGGATCTGCAATTATACCAACATTGAAGAATTTCAAGACTTAAGTTTTTCATTTTGAATTTATGAGAGATTCATTGATATACCaaaaatgaaaaggaaaaaaaaacaaaaaacagctaaaaaataatatttacctGGTTCAGTGTAACCCAAATTTTTAGCAGATCGCACAACTTCGCTAATTGGCTTCCCGTCTTCGACCTCACTCATAACATACCCCAATGTTCCTATGCATAGAGATACAACGGATATAATCAccaatatatagatatatgtaGCAACATATGCAGGTAGCTTATTTTGACAATGTAAAAGGGCTTAAggaatataaaatatataactgAACTGGCTATTGAATTCTACAGGTAAGTATGATACCACTCAAACTCCCAATGATACGGAGGACTGGATCACCGGATGAGAGTATGCGATGTAAGGATGATATGACAGGAAGGCCAGCACCAACCTACCAAACCTAAACTCAAATCAAGGAAATATATAGAAACTATTTCAAGATTCTATTTACAAATAGTGCATTGAAAGATTCAGATATCGATGAAAAATTGTAAGCAGGGTAACATACGACATAGTAAGAAAACAATAATCAGCTTGAACATAGCACATAAGTTACAAGTTTATGTTAACAAATATGAAAGTTATTGAGTATACAAAGAAAGGGCCAGAAATAATTTGCCACTAAAATTCCCAATCATTATAATAATCTTTCTTACATTTCAAGTCAATAATTGTCGAGCATATGTGTTTGTCAATTAAAACTCTAATAACTTTCAAAGAAGTAACAGTAACACATAATGATTGCAGTGCTAAAATCATTAGTAATATTCTGACCAACAGCAGATTCCCTAATATTAATGAGACCGATGATAACAATAGTAGTGTTGATGGCACATAGCTCTCCATATGCAGTGTACATATTGTGCCCTTTATCTTAATAGATCTTGGCACAGAGCTCTCATGTCCAAAAAGGCATATAGTGTGCCCTTTATCTTATCTGGGTCAAGACCTAAATTGCAAGAGGATACCTGAAAAGCTAAACTAAGAGGGAAAATGTAGGCTCAaagaggcaacaaatacatGTGCAAACTCCCACTAGAATGTACATATTCGTGGAggatatttttaaataatattagcAGGAGTTTCTCCATATTGCAGATAAGCACAGACATATTCCTCTCAAGTGTCATAACAAACAATGAGCAATATATGAGGACTATGCTATAAGCCTACCCTTAAGAGAACAATTATCAGGACTGTATCAAGAAGAAATGAACTCCCAGTTGACTCATGACGTATGTGACGCGGGCGTGAAACTAGTTTGTCAAAATCCTCCTGCAGGTTACAAATACTTGCTTCAGTGGAAACAAAAATTACCAAATGGCATTGCAATTTTAAGGTAAACATGGTCATAtcagtaaatactaaataaAGTGTTTACTACCATTGTGGAAGTAAGAGGCTTCTTGTTTGCCATGACAATGCAACATCCCAAATCAACCGCTTGGGCGAGCAGTGGAATAGTCTCGGAACTTGCAGAGCAATCTACAAGAGCCAAGCCTACAAATGGAAAAGAAGGTTAAACAATTGTGGTTGAAACAATCTGTAAGAAAATGAAGGGGAATACACAGACAGACCTGTTGATTTACCCAAGAGTGCAGCAACATGGGTAATCTTTTTCATGGATTCAGAATTAGAGAGCACCTCGAGTTGGCCTTTATGAACAACAACAAGAGCAGTAAACAGAAAAGAAGCGTGAGAATGACcgaaaaggaaagaaacagagcaaaagagagagaagttACCAGAAGAGGCAAGAGCGTGGAGAGAAGAAGCATCGGACTTGATACGGCATCAGACAACTCCATAGTGGACACGTCGGAGGGAACAACTAAGGATTTGCTGTCGGATACTCCCACCACTCTCAGGTGGATCCCCTGCACCGCAGCACTAAACAATGTGATTCATTTGAGTGATTGATTGAATGTATTGAGTTAAGTTACCGAATAAGAGTTAGACCTGTTTGGCGTGGAGCGTTCGGCAGGAGACGATGTTTCAATTCTCACTAAAACCCCATTTCCATCATAAAA encodes:
- the LOC126787832 gene encoding (+)-neomenthol dehydrogenase-like yields the protein MGSIEPQGAQRYAVVTGANKGIGYELVRQLACRGVVVVLTARDEKRGREATAKLHHEHHLHANILFHQLDVTDTLSVQSLTNFIRDTFGRLDILVNNAGASGVLVNEQELKALNIDPTIWLSGQAVDRVQGAIKQTYDKAEECLNTNYYGVKRVTEALLPLLKLSSEGARIVNVSSLRSELKRIPSEKIRNELGNVEALTEEKVDAVVKRFLHDFKENSLEAKGWTMMLPSYSISKQSLNAYTRVLAKMYPKMYINCVHPGFVNTDLNWHTGTMTVQEGAAGPLKLALLPDGGPTGCYFDQTQVADF
- the LOC126787229 gene encoding LOW QUALITY PROTEIN: uncharacterized protein LOC126787229 (The sequence of the model RefSeq protein was modified relative to this genomic sequence to represent the inferred CDS: inserted 1 base in 1 codon; deleted 1 base in 1 codon), with amino-acid sequence NIVSCRTLHAKQGIHLRVVGVSDSKSLVVPSDVSTMELSXCRIKSDASSLHALASSGQLEVLSNSESMKKITHVAALLGKSTGLALVDCSASSETIPLLAQAVDLGCCIVMANKKPLTSTMEDFDKLVSRPRHIRHESTVGAGLPVISSLHRILSSGDPVLRIIGSLSGTLGYVMSEVEDGKPISEVVRSAKNLGYTEPDPRDDLSGMDVARKALILARLLGRHISLDDIKIESLYPKEMTPNIMSVEKFLGSGLLMLDNGIKERVSNASLSGNVLRYVCVIENSRCEVGIQELAEDSPLGRLRGSDIVLEIYSRCYNDQPLVIQGAGAGNDTTAAGVLADIIDIQDLFP